One window of the Flavobacteriales bacterium genome contains the following:
- a CDS encoding gliding motility-associated C-terminal domain-containing protein has product MKNFLVIVILLFASFGAKATHNRAGEITVEYLGDLRVRATVTTYTVPDSPADRPALEVRWGDGTLDTVPRSNGNGDGVVILPGVRKNIYVKEHTYAAFSFSGYDISMEDPNRNSGIINIPNSVNVPFYIQTHIDFDPFSGSSSTPVLLNPPIDNACFQRIYEHNPGAYDPDGDSLSYELTVCLGEGGQPIVGYVFPDGVTIDAITGTLTWDSPQEQGEFNFAIKIIEWRRREDGSYVQIGYTIRDMQVTVRPCQNRPPIVTSINEICVGVGDTLEFPVRAWDKDGDPVTLTGTGGPLVQAISPATFNQPISAQDTAVSIFRWITDCDHVQLQPYMMSFRVEDDPPGNDVSLVDYHTTFITVVGPAPENPNATPQGNSILLGWDQSPCVQVEGYKIYRRIEEYGFVPDTCEVGVPSYTGYQYIGSTTGLSGTTYLDDNGGAGLTLGLQYCYMVVACFPGDAVSYASVEFCAELKRDLPVITNVSVQNTDVALGSMYVAWSKPTELDTIQIPGPYEYRIYRSDVTSPTNYQIVETYFNLNDTIFIDTLMNTKELEFNYKIELFNAESGNEFVVGESDPASSVFIVAIGTDNQIQLVWNETVPWLNDTFEIFRQQLSGLAFVYIGETTEHTYLDTGLANGVERCYRIKSIGHYSIDGLIYPIENWSQESCTTPIDSIPPCNQDISVESDCERLFNNLVWSQLPECPDDIVSYQVLYTPIYGGELQVVAEHEFPWDGFEHGPLQNTMAGCYAIAAVDSFQNVTISDTVCVENCSNYTLPNVFTPGNDSYNDVFKPFPYAFVESIDMKIYNRWGLKIFETTNPDILWDGTNQSTKLNCSDGVYYYVCTVNEIGLQGVVPHDLHGFVQLLRNTQPGPN; this is encoded by the coding sequence ATGAAAAACTTCCTTGTCATTGTGATTCTGCTCTTTGCCTCCTTCGGGGCGAAGGCTACGCACAATAGGGCGGGAGAGATCACAGTTGAATATTTGGGTGATTTGAGGGTCCGAGCCACCGTTACAACTTATACTGTTCCTGATAGTCCAGCCGACAGACCTGCGTTGGAGGTTCGTTGGGGAGATGGAACCTTGGATACGGTTCCAAGGTCAAATGGCAATGGCGATGGAGTGGTGATCTTGCCTGGTGTGAGGAAGAATATTTATGTTAAGGAGCATACATACGCAGCTTTTTCTTTCAGTGGTTACGACATTTCGATGGAAGATCCGAACAGAAATAGTGGGATCATCAATATCCCCAATTCGGTCAACGTTCCATTTTATATCCAGACACACATAGATTTTGATCCGTTTTCTGGGTCAAGCAGCACACCAGTCCTTCTTAATCCACCTATCGACAACGCGTGTTTCCAACGGATTTACGAGCATAATCCTGGAGCGTATGATCCAGATGGAGACAGTTTGAGCTATGAGCTGACCGTTTGTTTGGGTGAAGGCGGACAGCCAATTGTCGGTTATGTGTTTCCAGATGGCGTCACAATTGATGCAATCACCGGCACGTTGACCTGGGATTCACCTCAAGAACAAGGCGAATTCAATTTTGCTATAAAGATCATTGAGTGGAGAAGAAGAGAAGACGGTTCGTATGTTCAGATCGGATATACAATTCGCGATATGCAGGTAACGGTCAGACCTTGTCAGAACAGGCCGCCAATCGTTACATCCATCAACGAAATTTGTGTTGGAGTTGGAGATACATTGGAGTTTCCAGTCCGAGCTTGGGATAAGGATGGAGACCCTGTAACCTTGACCGGAACTGGAGGACCTTTGGTGCAGGCGATAAGCCCAGCGACCTTCAATCAGCCGATATCTGCGCAAGATACCGCAGTGAGTATTTTCCGTTGGATAACCGACTGCGATCACGTTCAATTGCAGCCATACATGATGTCTTTCAGAGTGGAAGATGACCCACCGGGCAATGACGTATCATTGGTCGATTATCACACCACTTTTATCACGGTTGTAGGTCCAGCACCTGAAAATCCAAATGCCACTCCGCAAGGAAATTCTATTCTGCTTGGCTGGGATCAAAGTCCTTGTGTGCAAGTTGAGGGATACAAAATTTACCGAAGAATTGAAGAATACGGTTTTGTGCCAGACACGTGCGAAGTTGGCGTGCCTAGCTATACTGGATATCAGTACATTGGCTCAACTACTGGCCTTAGTGGAACAACATATTTGGACGATAATGGTGGCGCTGGTTTAACGCTTGGTTTGCAATATTGCTACATGGTGGTGGCATGTTTTCCAGGCGATGCGGTCAGTTACGCATCAGTGGAATTCTGTGCTGAATTGAAGCGAGACCTTCCAGTTATCACGAATGTGAGCGTGCAGAACACGGATGTCGCGCTAGGCTCAATGTATGTGGCATGGAGCAAACCCACGGAGTTGGATACCATACAAATTCCTGGGCCTTACGAGTATCGTATCTATCGCTCAGATGTTACTTCTCCAACTAATTATCAGATAGTTGAAACATATTTCAATTTGAATGATACCATCTTTATCGATACGTTGATGAACACGAAAGAACTAGAATTCAACTATAAGATTGAGCTCTTTAATGCTGAATCTGGAAATGAGTTCGTGGTTGGAGAATCAGACCCAGCGTCTTCGGTTTTTATCGTTGCTATTGGCACAGATAATCAGATTCAGTTGGTTTGGAATGAAACGGTGCCATGGTTGAATGATACGTTCGAGATTTTCCGTCAACAATTGTCAGGCCTTGCGTTTGTTTACATCGGAGAAACCACCGAGCATACCTATTTAGACACAGGCTTGGCAAATGGCGTGGAAAGATGTTATCGAATAAAAAGTATTGGGCATTATTCCATCGATGGTCTCATATATCCTATTGAGAATTGGTCGCAGGAAAGTTGCACCACGCCAATCGATTCCATCCCTCCGTGTAATCAAGATATTTCTGTTGAATCGGATTGTGAGCGACTGTTCAATAATCTTGTTTGGAGCCAATTGCCCGAATGCCCAGATGATATTGTTTCGTATCAGGTTCTTTACACACCGATCTATGGTGGAGAATTGCAAGTGGTTGCAGAACACGAGTTTCCGTGGGATGGATTTGAACATGGCCCGTTGCAGAATACGATGGCCGGATGCTATGCCATTGCAGCAGTGGACTCATTCCAAAATGTGACCATTTCAGATACTGTTTGCGTTGAAAACTGTTCAAATTATACCCTTCCTAACGTCTTCACACCGGGAAACGATTCTTACAACGATGTGTTCAAGCCATTTCCTTATGCGTTTGTGGAAAGCATCGACATGAAAATTTACAACCGTTGGGGTCTCAAGATTTTTGAAACAACAAATCCGGATATTCTATGGGATGGAACCAACCAGAGTACCAAATTGAATTGCAGCGATGGTGTATACTATTATGTCTGCACGGTAAACGAGATTGGGCTCCAAGGAGTTGTGCCTCACGACCTTCATGGTTTTGTTCAGTTGCTTAGAAATACTCAACCCGGACCGAACTAG
- a CDS encoding CofH family radical SAM protein: MDCTKLLDKALRAEFLSAEEGQFLFENAGLADLMFVGNELRKTKRKDGKVTWIIDRNMNTTNVCIANCKFCNFYRIPGHAESYITDIDTYKRKIEETFRYGGEQLLLQGGHHPELGLKFYADLFRELKSLYPNLKLHALGPPEIAHISKLEGMTHTAVLKELKAAGLDSLPGAGAEILNDRVRRLISKGKCTGKEWLEVAAASHQLDITGSATMMFGHIETLEERFEHLVWLREVQSKKPAHAKGFIAFIPWPFQDDGTLLRRVKGIRNSCTADEYVRMIAISRIMLPNIDNIQASWLTVGKQTAQMCLHAGANDFGSIMIEENVVSAAGAPHRFTADAIQEAIREAGFEPQLRTQQYEYRELPENIEQQLIDY, encoded by the coding sequence ATGGATTGCACCAAACTACTGGATAAAGCATTGAGGGCCGAGTTTCTATCGGCAGAAGAAGGACAGTTTCTGTTTGAAAATGCCGGTTTGGCCGATCTTATGTTCGTTGGCAATGAACTGCGCAAAACCAAGCGGAAAGATGGTAAGGTTACGTGGATCATAGACCGTAATATGAACACCACGAACGTGTGCATTGCGAACTGTAAATTCTGTAATTTTTATCGTATTCCGGGTCATGCAGAAAGCTACATCACGGATATTGACACCTATAAAAGGAAGATAGAGGAGACCTTTCGCTACGGTGGCGAGCAGCTTCTTTTGCAAGGCGGACATCACCCAGAATTGGGGTTGAAATTCTACGCTGATCTGTTCCGTGAACTCAAATCGCTTTACCCGAATTTGAAATTGCATGCACTCGGACCACCCGAAATTGCGCACATCAGCAAATTGGAAGGAATGACGCATACAGCGGTGCTGAAGGAATTGAAAGCTGCTGGTTTGGATAGTTTACCTGGAGCTGGCGCTGAGATCCTGAACGATCGCGTTCGAAGGCTGATTTCTAAAGGAAAATGCACGGGTAAAGAATGGTTGGAAGTTGCTGCGGCATCGCATCAGCTAGACATTACGGGTTCTGCGACCATGATGTTCGGACACATTGAAACGTTGGAAGAGCGTTTTGAGCATTTGGTTTGGCTGCGCGAGGTTCAATCTAAGAAGCCGGCTCATGCCAAAGGATTCATTGCATTTATTCCTTGGCCATTTCAAGATGATGGAACTTTGCTAAGACGAGTAAAAGGAATTCGAAACAGTTGCACGGCTGATGAATATGTGCGGATGATTGCCATTTCGCGTATCATGCTCCCGAACATTGATAATATTCAAGCTTCTTGGTTGACCGTTGGCAAGCAAACGGCACAAATGTGTCTTCATGCTGGCGCCAACGATTTTGGTTCTATCATGATTGAAGAGAACGTGGTTTCAGCCGCAGGAGCACCACATCGCTTTACGGCAGATGCTATTCAAGAAGCCATTCGCGAAGCTGGTTTTGAACCGCAATTGCGAACGCAGCAGTACGAATACCGCGAGCTTCCAGAAAACATAGAGCAACAATTGATCGATTATTGA
- the pdxA gene encoding 4-hydroxythreonine-4-phosphate dehydrogenase PdxA: protein MSRETDKIKVGISCGDLNGIGLEVAIKTFLDARIFELCTPVLYASKKASAAYRKELDIKDFSFEEIKSVESANPKRANVFNVWNEDVQLNLGTPTKESGEYALKSLQAATADLKSGKIDVLLTAPIDKHNIQSEEFKFPGHTEYLADAFGVDEYSMLMVSENLKVAFMTGHLPLSQIGKNLSFESIIKKIRFLNRTLPQDFGIRKPKIAVLGLNPHNGDGGVIGTEEKDLIAPAIKKAKEDGILVFGPFAADGFFGSGAYSQFDVVLAMYHDQGLIPFKTLNFDQGVNYTAGLPKVRVSPDHGTGFDIAGKGIASEQSFRDALFLGIDLFRERERYEDYTSDVLKPQKEIRLENDTRGPRSDNRGPRKPRPSAPREKEASGSSEDSE, encoded by the coding sequence ATGAGTAGAGAAACGGATAAGATAAAGGTTGGAATTTCATGTGGCGACCTGAACGGAATTGGGTTGGAAGTGGCTATCAAAACGTTTTTAGACGCTCGGATCTTTGAGCTTTGCACACCTGTTCTTTATGCTTCTAAAAAAGCATCGGCAGCTTACAGAAAAGAGCTGGACATCAAAGATTTCAGCTTTGAAGAAATAAAATCGGTTGAAAGCGCCAATCCGAAACGGGCCAACGTATTCAATGTGTGGAATGAGGATGTTCAATTGAACTTGGGAACACCCACAAAGGAAAGTGGCGAATATGCACTGAAATCGTTGCAGGCAGCAACCGCTGACCTGAAGAGCGGCAAAATTGATGTGCTACTTACAGCACCGATTGACAAGCACAATATTCAGTCTGAGGAATTCAAATTTCCGGGACATACCGAGTATTTGGCAGATGCGTTTGGTGTGGATGAATATTCCATGTTGATGGTGAGTGAAAATCTGAAAGTGGCATTCATGACAGGCCATTTGCCTCTTTCGCAGATCGGAAAGAACCTTTCGTTCGAGAGCATCATCAAGAAAATTCGTTTTCTGAACAGAACTTTGCCACAGGATTTTGGAATCCGAAAGCCGAAAATTGCCGTTTTGGGATTGAATCCTCACAATGGCGATGGTGGCGTGATCGGCACCGAAGAAAAAGACCTGATTGCTCCGGCCATCAAGAAAGCCAAAGAAGATGGCATTCTTGTTTTTGGCCCGTTTGCGGCTGATGGCTTTTTCGGTTCTGGCGCTTACAGTCAGTTTGATGTGGTTTTGGCGATGTATCATGATCAAGGTCTAATTCCGTTTAAGACTTTGAACTTTGACCAAGGAGTGAACTACACGGCCGGATTGCCAAAAGTGCGCGTTTCTCCCGACCATGGAACTGGTTTTGACATTGCGGGAAAAGGCATTGCGAGCGAACAATCATTCAGAGATGCACTGTTTTTGGGTATTGATCTTTTTAGAGAGCGCGAACGCTATGAGGACTACACTTCGGATGTGTTGAAACCACAGAAGGAAATCCGATTGGAAAATGATACACGAGGTCCACGTTCGGACAATCGCGGACCGAGAAAACCAAGGCCAAGTGCACCTAGAGAGAAAGAAGCTTCGGGTAGTTCTGAAGATTCGGAATAG
- a CDS encoding DUF177 domain-containing protein, whose product MESSSAFKVQFSGLKFGKHNFEFVVDDRFFEKLEYSPIEKGEVEVTVELDKKSTMMVLDFELKGWVTESCDRCTVDYRQPISGEHRLYVKFGDEFDEPDESLLVIPRESFELDVSQLIYEFIGLNIPLRKVPCDESGDTTMCDQETLKALNACETDENENNPLWVELNKIKDQLKD is encoded by the coding sequence ATGGAAAGTTCTAGTGCATTCAAGGTTCAATTCTCGGGATTGAAATTTGGAAAACACAACTTTGAGTTTGTTGTTGACGATAGGTTCTTTGAAAAACTCGAGTATTCTCCGATTGAAAAGGGAGAAGTTGAAGTAACTGTTGAGTTGGATAAAAAATCCACGATGATGGTTCTTGACTTTGAACTGAAGGGTTGGGTGACCGAAAGCTGTGATAGATGCACAGTGGATTATCGGCAGCCGATCAGTGGAGAACATAGATTGTATGTGAAATTCGGAGACGAATTTGACGAACCTGATGAAAGCCTGTTGGTTATTCCCAGAGAGTCGTTCGAATTGGATGTTTCGCAATTGATCTACGAGTTTATAGGACTGAATATTCCGCTGAGGAAGGTTCCGTGCGATGAAAGTGGTGACACAACGATGTGTGACCAAGAAACTTTGAAAGCACTGAATGCTTGCGAAACGGACGAAAATGAAAACAACCCTTTGTGGGTGGAATTGAATAAGATCAAAGATCAACTGAAAGATTAA
- the rpmF gene encoding 50S ribosomal protein L32: MAHPKRKISKQRRDKRRTHYKTEAPTIALCPTTGEPHLYHRAHWYEGKLYYKGKVVMEKA; this comes from the coding sequence ATGGCACATCCTAAACGAAAGATATCCAAGCAGCGTAGAGACAAAAGACGTACGCATTACAAGACAGAGGCTCCAACAATTGCCTTGTGTCCGACAACTGGCGAACCACATCTTTATCATCGCGCTCACTGGTACGAGGGTAAACTTTACTACAAGGGAAAAGTAGTAATGGAAAAGGCATGA
- a CDS encoding ketoacyl-ACP synthase III encodes MTKTRAAITGINTWVPEYKLTNAELETMVDTNDEWIQSRTGVQERRILKGKDMGMSKMAIPAVKGLLEKTNTKPEDIELVICATVTPDMQFPATANIISDQCGMVNAFSYDLNAACSGFIYALTTASMFIESGRYKKVIVIGADKMSSIIDYTDRATCIIFGDAAGAVLMEPNDEGNGLIDHQLHTDGAGVVHLHQKAGGSARPASHETVDAREHYVYQEGAAVFKFAVTKMADVSEEIMSRNDLTADDIAYLVPHQANKRIIDATASRMGLDEKKVMLNIMKYGNTTNATIPLCLHEWESKLKKGDNLIISAFGGGFTWGALYLKWAYNTPE; translated from the coding sequence ATGACGAAGACCAGAGCGGCCATCACAGGAATAAATACTTGGGTTCCAGAGTACAAACTCACCAATGCGGAGCTTGAGACCATGGTTGATACCAACGATGAATGGATCCAGTCTAGAACAGGTGTTCAAGAAAGGAGAATTCTGAAAGGTAAAGACATGGGAATGTCTAAAATGGCGATTCCAGCAGTGAAAGGTCTTTTAGAGAAAACCAATACAAAGCCTGAAGATATTGAACTGGTGATCTGTGCCACAGTTACACCAGATATGCAGTTTCCGGCAACAGCCAATATCATTTCTGACCAATGCGGAATGGTGAATGCATTCAGCTATGACCTGAATGCTGCCTGCTCTGGATTCATCTACGCGCTTACCACCGCTTCCATGTTCATTGAAAGTGGCAGATATAAAAAGGTCATCGTTATAGGAGCTGATAAGATGTCTTCCATCATTGATTATACTGATAGGGCTACATGCATCATTTTTGGTGATGCAGCAGGTGCGGTTCTGATGGAGCCGAACGATGAAGGAAACGGACTGATCGATCACCAATTGCATACTGATGGTGCTGGTGTTGTTCATCTTCATCAGAAAGCGGGTGGTTCTGCAAGGCCTGCCAGTCATGAAACCGTTGATGCAAGAGAACATTACGTTTATCAAGAAGGCGCTGCTGTTTTCAAATTTGCTGTGACTAAAATGGCAGATGTTTCGGAAGAGATCATGTCAAGAAATGATCTTACGGCAGACGATATAGCTTATTTGGTGCCTCATCAGGCAAATAAGCGCATCATTGATGCTACTGCATCGAGAATGGGATTGGATGAGAAAAAGGTGATGTTGAACATTATGAAATATGGCAACACAACCAATGCTACTATCCCATTGTGCTTACATGAATGGGAATCGAAACTGAAGAAAGGCGACAATCTGATCATCAGTGCCTTTGGCGGTGGATTTACTTGGGGAGCGCTTTATCTTAAATGGGCGTACAACACTCCTGAATGA
- the accB gene encoding acetyl-CoA carboxylase biotin carboxyl carrier protein, translated as MDIKEIQELIKFVSKSGVSEVEIESKGFKINIKTPPYKRGGQPEVQIVQASAPQPTAPAQQAVQAAPQAAAEVAPAKADETATNGNYEEVKSPMIGTFYRSSSPEKPPFVGVGDEVKKGDVICIIEAMKLFNEIEAEVSGKIVKVMVDDSTPVEYDQPLFLIEPH; from the coding sequence ATGGATATTAAGGAAATCCAAGAACTGATAAAATTCGTGTCCAAATCGGGGGTGAGTGAAGTGGAAATTGAATCGAAAGGATTTAAGATAAACATCAAGACTCCTCCTTATAAAAGAGGCGGACAACCTGAGGTTCAGATCGTTCAGGCCTCTGCGCCTCAACCAACAGCTCCTGCACAACAAGCAGTTCAGGCTGCTCCACAAGCAGCTGCTGAAGTTGCGCCCGCTAAAGCCGATGAAACTGCGACCAATGGCAACTACGAGGAAGTGAAATCTCCGATGATCGGAACCTTTTATCGTTCATCATCACCAGAAAAACCACCGTTTGTCGGGGTTGGCGATGAAGTGAAAAAAGGAGACGTGATCTGCATCATTGAAGCAATGAAATTGTTCAACGAGATTGAAGCAGAAGTAAGCGGAAAGATCGTAAAGGTGATGGTGGACGATTCTACACCTGTAGAATACGATCAGCCGTTGTTCTTGATCGAACCACATTAA
- the accC gene encoding acetyl-CoA carboxylase biotin carboxylase subunit yields MFKKILIANRGEIALRVIRTCKEMNIQTVAVYSTADKESLHVRFADEAVCIGPPASSKSYLNIPSIISAAEITNADAIHPGYGFLAENSNFSKICQEHGIKFIGASPEMIDGMGDKASAKATMIKAGVPCIPGSEGLLKDLADAKKTAKKIKYPVMMKATAGGGGKGMRVIWNEEEIEAAWDSARQEAAASFGNDGMYMEKFIEDPRHIEIQVIGDQFGNVCHLSERDCSIQRRHQKLMEETPSPFMTDELRDRMGEAAIKAAAAVNYEGAGTVEFLVDKNRDFYFMEMNTRIQVEHPITEEVINYDLIWEQIKVAAGIPISGKNYFPQMHAIECRINAEDPYNDFRPCPGKILTLHTPGGHGIRVDSHIYAGYTIPPFYDSMIAKLITIAQTREEAIAKMRRALDEYVIEGIKTTIPFHRKLMDDPEFIKGNYTTKFMESFKL; encoded by the coding sequence GTGTTCAAGAAGATTCTCATAGCCAACAGAGGCGAAATAGCCTTGCGCGTTATACGAACGTGTAAGGAGATGAATATTCAGACTGTGGCTGTGTATTCTACAGCCGACAAGGAAAGCCTACACGTACGATTTGCTGATGAAGCAGTATGTATTGGACCTCCTGCCAGTAGCAAAAGCTACCTGAACATTCCGAGCATTATTTCTGCTGCTGAGATCACTAATGCCGATGCAATCCATCCTGGTTATGGATTCTTGGCAGAGAATTCCAATTTCTCGAAGATCTGTCAGGAGCACGGCATCAAATTCATTGGCGCATCTCCAGAAATGATTGATGGCATGGGCGACAAAGCTTCGGCCAAAGCCACCATGATCAAAGCAGGCGTTCCTTGCATTCCGGGTTCAGAAGGATTGCTTAAAGACTTGGCTGATGCGAAGAAAACCGCCAAGAAGATCAAGTATCCGGTGATGATGAAAGCCACTGCTGGCGGTGGTGGAAAAGGAATGCGTGTGATCTGGAACGAGGAAGAAATTGAAGCTGCTTGGGATTCTGCGCGGCAGGAAGCTGCTGCATCTTTCGGAAATGACGGGATGTATATGGAGAAATTCATAGAAGACCCGCGACATATTGAAATTCAAGTGATTGGCGATCAGTTCGGTAACGTTTGCCATCTTTCTGAAAGAGATTGTTCCATTCAAAGACGGCATCAGAAATTGATGGAGGAAACACCTTCTCCATTCATGACCGATGAACTTCGTGATCGAATGGGCGAAGCAGCCATTAAAGCCGCAGCAGCTGTAAATTATGAAGGTGCTGGAACAGTAGAGTTTCTTGTAGACAAGAACCGCGATTTCTATTTCATGGAAATGAATACCCGCATTCAGGTTGAACATCCGATTACGGAAGAAGTGATCAACTACGACCTTATTTGGGAACAGATAAAAGTGGCGGCAGGAATTCCGATCTCTGGGAAGAATTATTTCCCTCAAATGCACGCGATTGAATGCCGTATAAACGCAGAAGACCCGTACAATGATTTCCGACCTTGCCCCGGCAAGATACTCACCTTGCACACTCCTGGAGGACACGGAATTCGCGTAGATTCTCACATCTATGCTGGTTACACGATTCCGCCATTTTACGATTCGATGATCGCCAAGCTGATTACAATTGCTCAGACACGCGAAGAGGCCATTGCCAAAATGCGAAGAGCATTGGATGAATATGTGATTGAAGGGATTAAAACCACCATTCCGTTCCACCGCAAATTGATGGATGACCCTGAGTTCATCAAAGGAAATTACACCACCAAATTTATGGAGTCGTTTAAGCTTTAA
- a CDS encoding T9SS type A sorting domain-containing protein gives MKHFLKSLMMSVAMIWFTAQTQAQVTYELQIDSIVAFPDTVENGTTVSFYMMISVQNTPLLYQGNIFLELEYGGNLYPVDTVESAMAFLSPNYPNAIQATHRFSTDNDLSIGDNVVVVWPRIGNGTEPLQVVINPYSTVITLIEPNGIDERQRTLDKPIFFPNPTNSFIRFIPELELGSVQIFDAQGRMTIQSNSTSTLDISALPEGIYLVQLETSEGKLYSERLVISR, from the coding sequence ATGAAGCATTTTCTTAAATCCTTAATGATGTCGGTGGCCATGATCTGGTTTACCGCACAAACACAAGCTCAGGTTACCTACGAGTTGCAAATCGATAGCATCGTGGCCTTCCCTGACACCGTTGAGAATGGGACTACGGTTTCATTCTACATGATGATTTCTGTACAGAACACGCCTCTACTCTATCAAGGAAATATCTTCTTGGAGCTGGAATATGGAGGTAATCTTTATCCTGTAGACACGGTGGAGAGTGCAATGGCTTTTCTCAGCCCCAACTATCCGAATGCAATTCAGGCAACACATCGTTTTTCTACGGACAATGACCTAAGTATTGGTGATAACGTGGTGGTAGTTTGGCCTCGAATCGGAAACGGCACGGAACCTTTGCAAGTGGTAATTAACCCGTACTCGACAGTTATTACCTTGATTGAACCGAACGGAATTGATGAACGACAACGCACTTTAGATAAACCTATTTTCTTCCCTAATCCAACAAATTCTTTCATTCGCTTTATTCCTGAATTGGAATTGGGAAGTGTACAGATCTTTGATGCCCAAGGTCGGATGACCATTCAATCAAATAGTACAAGCACGTTGGATATTTCCGCATTACCCGAAGGAATCTATTTGGTGCAGCTAGAAACGTCAGAGGGGAAACTGTATTCTGAAAGATTGGTCATTTCGCGTTAA